The Melopsittacus undulatus isolate bMelUnd1 chromosome 17, bMelUnd1.mat.Z, whole genome shotgun sequence DNA window CTCCCCATCACAATCCCACCACAGCTCTGGGGCAAACAGTCCCATTATACCTCACAGGAGAGGAGCATCACATCCCCTGGGTCAAACCCAGCAGCCCTGCCCTTATCTGACACAACCTACCTCCAGCAAAACcactgtgcatcactgctgctgcattcCGTCCCATGCTTGTGGCTGCCTTTTCCatcctcagcctctccctgcccctgctGATGAGGGTACATGAAGGTGCCTTTGTGCTCTGGGCTGTGTGATGCTCCCACACCTGAGGGGTGCCCCGGCCCATCCAGCGTGACCCAGAGAAGGTTCCAGGGGTTACTTCCACCATGGGTGTTGCAATTCCTATTGCTTCATCCTCCCATTCCTCTCATTATTCTCATATTCAAGCCAAGATTGGGCCATATCTTCAGCCTACCCTTCCTGTCCACACCATTCCCAGGTgactcctctcctcctccataCCTTCCTGTCCGTGCAGATGTGGAAACCTCTGTGCACCTCCTTTCCCATCAAAtccagctttgcttttgcacggcctccttcccttctgctcctgctgccctgcccaGGCAGCCTCACAGCCTGCACATGTGCCTTCATGCTGCAGCCCAATGCTGCCTTGTGTGCTCCATGTTTGGGAGCTTCTCCAGCTTcagcaggagccaggctgggtTTTGCGGCAGGGGGAAGATCTGCCTGTGCCAGAGCACAGCTTAGCCCTGGGCTCAGGGAGGATAAACCCTGTTTTCCACTGGGACACCAGGAGAAAGACAGGAAAGCCCTGACACGGGATGGAGGCagaaggatgggatttaagccTCGGCACCAGCTTTCTGCATGCTCGGAGCTCCATGTGAAGCCCTGAAATCTCTTCCTAGGAGCTCTCCTGTTATGGCAAAGCCTACTGGCAACTGGCCTATAACCCCACTGGGGTCAGAGCTCCCATCACCTCTAAATCAGGTTGGGGAAACGGCAGAGACAGCTCCCAGCCCCCAAACTGCGTCTGTCCCCACTTCCCCTTCTTCCTggtgagcagcagagacacTGAAGCCCGGGAACCCCCTTTCCAGGCTGCAGTTCCTATGTGAGGAGTAGTTACTGGTCCCGGTGTAAGGTCCTGGGGCAAAGCCTCTCCCGAGAGCCACAGCCAGAGTCAAACGGGAAGGGAAGGataggaagggaaggaagggaaggaaggaagggaagcgCCCCGGGTGACGGGGACGGCGGCTGCAGGTATGAGCGGGCGGGCAGCAGGACCTGGGCTGTGAAATTAGGGGGCAGGGCGACTGTGATGACGTACAGATGTAAATGGCGGGGAGGGAGAGGTCTAtaaaaggaaggggagggacTGAAAGGGTGGGGAGATGTCTATATAAGGATGGGGTGAGGGGTGGGGCGATGTCCATTCAAGGGGCTCTGGTCCCCTGGCTCTTTCCAAACCGCTTTGGGGCTCCGGCTCCGCAGAACGGGGTCCGGGAGCGGGGCCGGCCCCGGTGGGTGCTGCGGTACCGGGATGAGCCCGGTGTTTTCGGACGCGGCTGCCGGGGTGGTGCCGAGCCCTGCGGGGCTGGACACGGGCACCGGCCGGGGCTCTCCGAGAGCGTGGGGCTCGTTGCCGGCTCCGAACTGCGGCGGCTTCACAGCCGCATCCTGCGGGAGGCCGGGACCGATGGTGCCGCAGCCCCCGAACCCCAGCCCGCTCCCGCATCTCGGTTCGGGCTCTGCGCGAAGCCGCCGCTCTGGGTGCAGCAGCTTCAGGGCACCGGGAAGGAGCAGGCGGCGAGGCCGAGGTCCAGCTCCGCTGCGGTGCCCACACAGAGCCAGGGACGCGGCGGATACCGGCAGAGACCCGATACCGGCAGAGACCCGATCCCGGCCGCCGCTCACTGGTGCGGGCTCTGAGCATCTGCAGCCCCGGAACACGGGACCGGCGGAAGAGGCTGCGTTTGACCACATCTGCAGGTGTGGAGGATTCACCCAATGGGGATCTGGCTGGTTACCGAGTGATGCTTGGATGCTGAGGGCATCCTGAGCACCCGGGCTAGAAAGGAAGTCTGCAGGGATGCATCTTCTTGTGGTAGGAATCTCCTCATGGACCATATCCTGCATCTGCCTGATGGTGTTTCACTCGGTTGAGCTATCCACTAATGGAGATTTCCCCTCTCCAGAACAGGACCACACTCACTGTAGGCTAAGCAGGGCTAGTTTAACTTGGTCTCACTGCAGCGTTCAAAGGGCTGAAACTGGTAAAGGGCCTTCCAGTCCTGAGTCAAAAGCTTTTTGATCTCTGCAAAGGACTTTTTCCTACAACACGTAAAGGAGGATTTCTTGCCAGATAGAGCACTTATACAGAACAAAAAGGATCTTGGCATGCAGCCTCCATGGGAAATGGCCACCCAACCCACAAGATGCAAAGTATTTCATATCATAGGAAGGTGCGGAGACCAAGTTATCCTGCTGCATTAAAGAAGCACAGGGGTGCTCTCTGTGCACTTTGCTCTCCCTTGGCATCTTGGCAGAGCATCTGCAGCAGAAAGGATGACACAGAGTTACAGCCTGGGATGTAGCAGAACTTTAATGAGTcaaatgaggaaaacagaacagttaCAAAGGAAGGCCCAGTGCAGGGAGCATCAGGGGCAGAAAGGAGTCTGTACCTCATGGCTGTGGTGGATACCACAAGGTGTCCATCTGCTCCCAACAGAGGGAGCAGGGCCAGCAGGTCCTCCCTAGGCTGCCTTTGTGAGGCTCCCAGCCCAAGTAAGCACAAGAGAACAAGGAGAGAGGAGGGACAGGAGAGATTGGCAGAGGTGAAAAGCAGCATGGAGCATTCAAGTAGTGCTGGGGTTGCTCATCCGCTCTGGAAGCAGTCCCCAGTGCGGTGCCATCTTCTGGTCCCTGGGCCCTTCCCCAGGGCCATCACCAGCAGCTTTAGCAGGGGGGGCACCTCCTGCCACAGAAGCGGCCGCCCAAGCTGGAGAGGCCCAAGCTGGAGAGGCCAAAGCCCCCGGAGTTGATGGGCACTCCCTcagagctgaggatgctgccaaCGGCAGCGGAGGTGGAGGAGCCCACGGCGGTGTTctgagggaaggagctgaggatggggccGGGCAGGGTCACCACCACGGCAGAGGGCTGGATGGCGACGATGgagtcctggcactgcctgacacagggctcattgcagctgttggccagcgggGTTGGGccgcagggctggcagggcatGCATGGACTGAAGCAGGACATGTCTGGATGGTAGAGCTTCACCTGGAGACAGGGCAGGGGCAAGTAGAGCACGGACATGGGTTAGGAGCAGCCTGAAGCACAAAACGTGACAGACCCTTTCCCTTAGCCCAAAAGAGGTCCACCAAAAGCATCCAAGCTCAGGGagatccccagccccacagcccaggAGACAACTAACCCAAGCTCCAACATCTGTTCATGCTGCACATTCTTCACCCTTCCCTCTCAGATGGAAAGCAGCCTCAAGATGCCATAGGACAAAGAGGCAGGTATGCACTGAGATAACCCAgatgagggagagaaggaagaaataagcaaGAAGACAAGAGCTTCACACTCACCTTGTTCTCAAGGAGATGGAGGTGAGAGCAGTGGATGAGAGAGTGAGGAGAAGTTCCTGCTTTTATACTGctcctgcacagccccaggccCACAGTCACTGCACACAGGCAGTAATTTTCCAGCAGACTCAcctccaaagcaaaacaaccacCTGATGGCACCAGCTGGGGTTTGGTTTCTGCCATTTAGTTTCCTCATTTCTGACATGACCACCAGGCCATGGGGGATCCTTTCAAGTGCTATAATGAGAGGACAAAGCATTCCGGGACAGCAACATGTCAGCAGAGGCAGAAGATATGCCCCCGAGTGCTGGTGGCTTCTATGCAGATGGAGAACATGGATGTGGGGAAGTCTGGTGAGGTTGTGTACAACTCTACAGGAAGGGAATGCTCCCACCAAGAGCCATGGCCACCAAAACCGCCTGATTCCTCACCAAATGGTGTGCAGTTGGCTCCCTTCTCACTGCTGTAGGGGTGTGTTTGTGCCTGGGACAGTGTCTCATTCCTCCCACATTCCTCACACCACCATGGATTTTGGCTGCTCTCTTGGGACCCTGTCTAGCAGGAGACACCCTACCAGAAGATGCTGACGTCCTGTGAGTCCCCCAAGCTGTGGCAAGGACATGCTCAAGGCAATGGCCACTTGGAGCTGAATTTCCTGGGTTATGGATGGAGCTGCCCTGGCCGCAGGGGAATTGAGCCCTGCATGGACATGGGCTGCACTCCTGGCTTGTCCTCACACCAAAGGCTGACACACGCCAGGCTAGAATTTGAATGTGAGTCGCCACAGGTAGGGAGAGTCCATCCCAGGAATCTTGCCTACGGAAGGCATTCCCCTGCCCTCCTGGGATGCGTCCCAGCTGCCtccagggctgcagggcagggaagTGCATTGCTCTTTGATGTGCTTTGAGAGCTGGTTTCGTATTCAGAGGTGTTGTGAGCACTTGTcctccctgagcatccccaggcACGTGGCACTGGGGGGTTCTGCAGCCCTCATTGCGTGGGCAGTTGGAAGAGATTTTCCTGCCTTCCCCATGGTGCTGGGTTGTGTTCCACACTGAGGAGGCCTTTGGATAGGAGGAGTGATAGAGCCCTAATGGCAGAAGATGTAATGCCCCAGAGTGAGGGATGAGTCCCAGACAGGGGGAGATGTTTTCTGCAACCCTTTCTTTATCTCTGTGGAGTGTACAGGACTTTGCATTAAGGGTTAAACACTATTGGTCCCAGTCTGGGCCCCTGCAGGGCACCAGGAGTCCGTGGCAACCAGAAAGGGCTTTGTGCCACTCATCACAACCCTTGGAGAGCAGCAGACGTGCCAGATTTCGATGCCCTGCACTGCCCTCTTCCACAGCTTGTATATCATCAGTTGGTCTGCAGTGACTGTTACAGCATCAAAACCCTTGGTTAGATAGGATTAACATTTGCTTATCCCTGTCCACTTTAATCTGTCCACTAAAGACCAAGGACAAGGATCCTCGGATTACTTTCACCTTTCCTATATCCCCTGTCCCCAGTGGATCTGCTCCATTCAGCCTTCTCCCAAGGCTCCCttttgctgctgagctgcctgaaAGAAGACCTCGTTTCTGGTTCAATGCCAAGTGAGGTTTGGGTTCGGAAACCTCGCATTCAGGTTTCCTAAACCTGCACTCAGCAAACTTGGCAGATGCTCTCCCCAAAGCAAAGGGCATCAACAGGAAGACAGCTGAAACCTCTTCTTGCAAAGGGAGTACTAAACTGCATTTCACTGTCCTAAGCCAGCATCCCCTTCCTGCACGGAACCTCCACACTCCACCACTTGAGGGCACTTCATCATACCAAAAACGGTGTTCCTTGCCGTATCCCTTGGAATGTCATGGCAGCACATGAAAGCAGAGCACATCGCAAAGGAGGCATGTGAGAAATGAGGAAATTAAATGGCAGCATTGgtggaaaacaaacccaatcTGTGCCATGAGGTGTATGTTTTGCTTTGGAGGTGAGTCTGCTGGAAAATTAATGTCTGTGTGCAGTGACCATGGGCCTGGGGCAGTGCAGCAGGCGTATAAAAGCAGGAACTTCTCACTCTCTCATCCACTGCTCTCGCCTCCATCTCCTTGAGAACAAGGTGAGTATGAAGCCATATCTCCTTCTCCTTATTGTATTCCTCCAGAGTATCTCAGCTCATAACTGCCCCTGTGACCCCCACCTGGTCTTGGAACTGCTTGatatgggaaagggaagggggcAGCAACTGTGTCATTGAGATAGGATGGGACTTGGTTATGTGTTTCCTGAGCTATGGGCTTGGAAGGAATCTCTGGGCTTGGTTGCTCTTGTCAGGGTCTTTTGGGCTGACGGGAGGAAGTCCATGGGTGTCTGTACAAGGCCTCCAGCTCTTCTGCTTATCCTGTGGCTTGTCTCTATAATGATGGTGTGAGGGGATGCTCCTGACCCATGTCCGTGCTCTTCTTGCCCCTGCCCTGTCTCCAGGTGAAGCTCTACCATCCAGACATGTCCTGCTTCAGTCCATGCatgccctgccagccctgcggCCCAACcccgctggccaacagctgcaatgagccctgtgtcaggcagtgccaggactcCATCGTCGCCATCCAGCCCTCTGCCGTTGTGGTGACCCTGCCCggccccatcctcagctccttccctcagAACACCGCCGTGGGCTCCTCCACCTCCGCTGCCGttggcagcatcctcagctccGAGGGAGTGCCCATCAACTCCGGGGGCTTTAGCCTCTCCGGCTTGGGCCTCTCTGGCTTGGGCAGCAGCTTCTGTGGCAGGAGGTGTCCCCCCTGctaaagctgctgctgatggcCCTGGGGAAGGGCCCAGGGACCCAGAAGATGGCACCGCACTGGGGATGCCGACTCCTTTCTGCCTTGAGTGCTCCCTGCACCAGGATCTCCACTCACAGTgtccttgttttcctgttttgacTCATTAAAGTTCTGCTGCATCCCAACCCATGCCTTTCTGTCATCCTTTCCCCTACAGATGCTCTCCCAAGGTGCCCAAGgacagagctgtttctctgtgtgattCTGGGACGGAGTTTTGGGGATGAACGTGTAGTGGTTGCTAACACAGTGGTTGTGAACTGAAAGACTGAGGGCAGCCTTTCCAAAGTGTCTGTTCtttggagcagggctgggcatcCTCTGCTAGTGTGAGGTGCTGGGTATTGCCTTTGCACCACTTggacttctcttttttccccttcccctcatGGACtgtcacacatgcacacaggcaGACAACATCCTCCTTGCCCTGTTCTTTCACTGCCTGTGCCCAGGGTTTCCTGGAGATGTTTCTGGAGAGTGGGAGCAGGTCAGTAAAAGGCAGCTCGTGCAGGCTGAGTGTCTCAAGGGTGTGCCCAGGAGCTCTGCACACCAGTGCAGTGACCAGAGGCTTGTGGCTGACGAAGGGGAGCAGCTGGACTGCTGCAGGAGAGAACTGGGTGAGATCCTACATGGCCACCCAGATGCCTGCATGGCCGCAACCAGCCCTAGCTCTCCACACATGCTTCCACCCTGACAAGCAGCAGCCTTAGGCAGGGCCAGTTTTTATGGTAACACCATCAAAACCGTTTCGGAACAAAATGGACTGTCATCGGCATCATGGCCAATATAAAAAGGAGTCATGCCACTCTGCTCAGCATTCACCAGTTGGGCTCTAGAACACTGCTCGAACACAAGACCGATCTAATGGGAGAAAGACCTTGACCAAATGCAGTGAGTTCAGCAGAGGGTGTCCAAGATGGTAAGGAGCTGGAGCACGTGTTTggagaggagtggctgagggcATGAGGCTTGCTGATTGTGGAGAGAAGGCTTTGGTGGGAGACCTAAGAGCAGCTCAGTGGTAGCCGTGCTGAGGTCCACCAGAGGACAGATCCAGGCTTAAAGTCCTCACTGTGACAGTGTGTGGTTGGAGAACTGGAGACATTAGGGTCACATTGAGAGATGAGGGGTTTGGACTCGATTGGTGGCAAATGGTTTTCACCAGGAGGAGAGTCAAGGAGTGGAAAAGGTTGCCTGGGGAGGTAGCGCAGTAACAGCCCTTGGATGCTCATGGCTGATTTGACTCTGGAGCAAGGGGCTGGGCCCTATGACCTCTGGAGGTACTTTCTAACTCGAGTATGCTGTGATCCCATTGCCCCAGAATGGCATTTGTGCCTCTGCCCACTGGCAGCGATAGGGCTGGCAATGAGGAGGGATTTGACTCCTTGGCCAAGGAGAAAGGCAGTGTGCAGGAAATCTCCTGAATAATCTGTGGAAGGAAACAGCAGATTGGCACAAGCATCTGTGCACCAGATCAGAGACCACAAGACCTGTGGAGCCCAGCTGTGGAGACAGTGGTTTCCCAAGGACACTGGGGCAGTACGTTCTTTTACAGTTGTTATGCTTTGATTGCCTGCCTGGTGTTCTCCTCACCCTGCAACTCAAAATCTCAGTGCTGTGAAAGGGcaggtttttctcttctttcttgtgAATGTGTTGATGCTACCTTGCCAATAACACATTCATCTTTCCTCCTCCTGACTCCCTTCTTCACAACGCTGAGCTgcttgaaggaaaaggaagaggtgTATGCACCAAACTGATGGTAGTGACCGAGTCATTCAGTCATTGAATCCTGCTATACCCCACATACACAGAGAAGCTTAGAAACAAGAGAGTCACAGAATTCATGACTGAGTAAACTCAGTGCAAACCCATGTTGACAATAACTGCACAATAATAGCCAGCACCCTGTCCCAGAACCCTTTGAGCAACATCTCTCTTTGTGGATATCTTGGGAGATCATCTGCAGGGGAAAGGACAAGACAAAGGCACGGACTGGGCTGCTACAGATATTTAATGAGTCAAAAAAGGGGAGCGAGGTGAATGAGAGTAAAGGTCACAGTGTAGGGAGCATCAAGGCAGAAAGGAGTCTGTGACCCCCAGTGCGGTGCCATCTTCTGGTCCCTGGTCCCTTCCCCAGGGCCATCACCAGGAGCTTTAGCAGGGGGGGCACCTCCTGCCACAGAAGCGGCTGCCCAAGCCGGAGAGGCCCAAGCTGGAGAGGCCAAAGCCCCCGGAGTTGATGGGCACTCCCTCggagctgaggatgctgccaaCGGCAGCGGAGGTGGAGGAGCCCACGGCGGTGTTCTGAGGGAAGGAGGTGAGGATGGGGCCGGGCAGGGTCACCACCACAGCAGAGGGCTGGATGGCGACGACAgagtcctggcactgcctgacacagggctcattgcagctgttggccagcgggGTCGGGccgcagggctggcagggcatGCATGGACTGAAGCAGGACATGTCTGGATGGTAGAGCTTCACCTGGAGACAGGGCAGGGACAAGCAGAGCAGGGACATGGGTTAAGAGCAACCTCTCCCTCCTTGAGCAAGGATGAAAATCTTGCTCTGTAGACAAGAGGTGGAGGCTGTGCACGGAGGCACATGGgcttctcctttccctcagaAGATCCCTGCCAAGATTGACTGAGCCCAGGAAGGTTCCCACCAACCCCGTAGCTCAGGGTACACCTGATCTCATCCAagctccaagctctgtccatGTCATAGACAAGTTCCCATCTCCATGTCACACCATCTGCCCTCCTCCCTCTACCATAGCAAGAAGCTCCAAGGCCCAGCACAAGACAAAGGCCAGGTATGTCCTCAGAAATGTCagtggaggagaaggaggagaaagagctTCAGACTCACCTTGTTCACAAGGAGATGGAGGTGAGAGCAGTGGATGAGAGAGTGTAGAGAAGTTCCCACTTTTATACTGctcctgcacagccccaggccCACAGTCACTGCACATGGGCAGTAATTTTCCAGCAGACTCACCTCCAAAGCAAAACACCCACCTGATGGCACCGGTTGGGGTTTGGTTTCCATCAACAATGCATGTCCTCATTTCTGACACACCCACCAGGCCATGGAAGATGCTTTCAAGTACCAGGATGAGAAGCCCATGAATTTCCTGTGCAGAAACACATCAGCACAGGCAGAAGACAATTCACAAGGGCATCCCCATGGATTTGGGTTCTTCCTCATTACAGTGTAGTGTGTTGGGACACAGGACAATGTCCTATTTTTCACACCCTGACACGCCACCCTGCAGATTGGGTGAGCCCTTGCTCCCTGAGCAGCCAGAGACACTAGGACCCGACAAGTTTCCAAAGCTCCTGCAGCCATTGAGctatgggagcagcagcaggaaagtcCTGCTGAGGGCAATGGCCATGAGGTCATCCTGGAGTTGTGGACTTGGGTGATGCCCTGTGCTCAGAGCTCATTTTCagagggcagggatggagctgccctGGCCGCAGGGGAATTGAGCCCTGCATGGACATGGGCTGCACTCCTGGCTTGTCCTCACACCAAGGGCTGACACACGCCAGGCTAGAATTTGAATGTGAGTCGCCACAGGTAGGGAGAGTCCATCCCAGGAATCTTGCCTACGGAAGGCATTCCCCTGCCCTCCTGGGATGCGTCCCAGCTGCCtccagggctgcagggcagggaagTGCATCGCTCCTTGATGTGCTTTGAGAACTGGTTTCGTATTCAGAGGTGTTGTGAGCACTTGTcctccctgagcatccccaggcACGTGGCACTGGGGGGTTCTGCAGCCCTCACTGCGTGGGCAGTTGAAAGAGATTTTCTTGCCTTCCCTATGGTGCTGGGTTGTGTTCCACACTGAGGAAGCCTTTGGATAGGAGGAGTGATAGAGCCCTAGTGGCAGAAGATGTAATGCCCCAGAGTGAGGGATGAGTCCCAGACAGGGGGAGATGTTTTCTGCAaccctttccttctctccatgTCATGTTCTGGGGAGcaatgaagagaaaggaagagaagcctTTAGATATTCTGCTGACATGTGCATTGTGGGGAAGAGCTGGGCTTCGTCCTACAAAGGTATTTGCCAACAGTGACACTTCACTGCCCCAAGCCAACATCACACGTGTCTTTTGGGGATTCCTCAAATACTTGGGGCTTTTCTTCTGCCTCATTGGCATGATTCTACCTTGGATACCCTTGGGCTTATTACCCCAGGACATGAAAGGAGCTGCATGGCAAGTCCATCATATCAGGAATGAGGATTTGAAATGGCAGCATTTATGAAAATCAACTCCTAACCTGTGCCATCAGGTGGGTGTTTTGGTTTAGAGGTGAGTCTGCTGGAAAATTACTGCCTGTGTGCAGTGACTGTGGGCCTGGGGCAGTGCAGGAGCAGTATAAAAGCAGGAACTTCTCCTCACTCTCTCATCCACTGCTCTTGCCTCCATCTACTTGAGAACAAGGTGAGTCAGAAGTCCTTTCTCTAACCCCTTCTCCTTCTACTCCTCCTTGGAGATTTCTCAGCAGTTAACTGCCTCTTTGACCCATGAGGGGCTTGGACCATCTTGTCATGGGAGAGGGAATGGGGTGGAAGATGTGCCATTGATAGACTTTGGCTGAGGAGACTTCTGAGCTCTGGGGTTGGTGGGGATCTCCCTGGGCTTCTGCAGTCTTGGCAGGGATCTtctgagggaaaggagaagcCCATGTGCCTCTCTGCACAGTCTCCATCTCTTGTCTACAGAGCATGCCTTTCATCCTTTCATCCTTCCTGACGGGGTGAAAGGCTGCTCCTGAAACATATCCCTGCTCTATCTCCAGGTGAAGCTCTACCATCCAGACATGTCCTGCTTCAGTCCATGCatgccctgccagccctgcggCCCAACcccgctggccaacagctgcaatgagccctgtgtcaggcagtgccagagcTCCACTGTCGTCATTGAGCCTTCCCCCGTGGTGGTGACCCTGCCTGgtcccatcctcagctccttccctcagAACACCGCCGTGGGCTCCTCCACCTCCGCTGCCGttggcagcatcctcagctccGAGGGAGTGCCCATCAACTCCGGGGGCTTTGGCCTCTCCAGCCTGGGCCTTTCTGGCTTGGGTGGCCGCAACTGTGGCAGGAGTTGTCTTCCCTGCTAAAGCTGCTGGTGTGCACTGAGATCTGCACTCCAGTCgacctcttttctcttttttgattCATTAAAGTTCTGCTGCATTCCAGCTTGTGCTTTTGTCTCATCCTTTCTCTTGGAGATTCTCTCCCAAGATGGCCAAACAGGAGATGTTGCTCAGGGCTGATCCTGGGAGGGTTTTGTTGAGGATGGTTTTGCAGTCACTGTCAGAACAGGCTGTCAGTGATTATGTTCAGTCATCCATCAAGGACCCACTACTTTCTTAAGAAAGTCTGCCTTTTATGGCTGGGATACAATTATCCCACATTGGTCAGAACCTTCAATCCACTTGGCTGCACACACATTTCGTATTCCTCAGTAACTTCAACATTTTTATGTAAGTATTCTGGGGGGAATGTGGTACTGACAAGACACAGCACTTGCTTTCCAGGCAAGG harbors:
- the LOC101867625 gene encoding feather keratin 1-like isoform X2, producing the protein MSVLYLPLPCLQVKLYHPDMSCFSPCMPCQPCGPTPLANSCNEPCVRQCQDSIVAIQPSAVVVTLPGPILSSFPQNTAVGSSTSAAVGSILSSEGVPINSGGFGLSSLGLSSLGGRFCGRRCPPC
- the LOC101867625 gene encoding feather keratin 1-like isoform X1, which produces MAETKPQLVPSGGCFALEVSLLENYCLCAVTVGLGLCRSSIKAGTSPHSLIHCSHLHLLENKVKLYHPDMSCFSPCMPCQPCGPTPLANSCNEPCVRQCQDSIVAIQPSAVVVTLPGPILSSFPQNTAVGSSTSAAVGSILSSEGVPINSGGFGLSSLGLSSLGGRFCGRRCPPC
- the LOC101881458 gene encoding feather beta keratin-like isoform X2; its protein translation is MGLGQCSRRIKAGTSHSLIHCSRLHLLENKVKLYHPDMSCFSPCMPCQPCGPTPLANSCNEPCVRQCQSSTVVIEPSPVVVTLPGPILSSFPQNTAVGSSTSAAVGSILSSEGVPINSGGFGLSSLGLSGLGGRNCGRSCLPC
- the LOC101881458 gene encoding feather keratin 1-like isoform X1, which gives rise to MGLGQCSRRIKAGTSHSLIHCSRLHLLENKVKLYHPDMSCFSPCMPCQPCGPTPLANSCNEPCVRQCQDSIVAIQPSAVVVTLPGPILSSFPQNTAVGSSTSAAVGSILSSEGVPINSGGFSLSGLGLSGLGSSFCGRRCPPC
- the LOC117435840 gene encoding feather keratin 1-like encodes the protein MSCFSPCMPCQPCGPTPLANSCNEPCVRQCQDSVVAIQPSAVVVTLPGPILTSFPQNTAVGSSTSAAVGSILSSEGVPINSGGFGLSSLGLSGLGSRFCGRRCPPC
- the LOC101881458 gene encoding feather beta keratin-like isoform X3, whose translation is MSCFSPCMPCQPCGPTPLANSCNEPCVRQCQSSTVVIEPSPVVVTLPGPILSSFPQNTAVGSSTSAAVGSILSSEGVPINSGGFGLSSLGLSGLGGRNCGRSCLPC